TTAGTTTTAAGAACCTTTCATTTAACTGGTTCCCAGTGTGATTTTCATTTCTACCATTTTTTGGcgtgtatttatatttattatttcgtAGTCTTTTCTATAATCTCTATAGTCTCTGCACGTGGCATGATTTATTCGGTATCGATCGTACACATGTGTAAGAGTGTTAAGAGTAATTCTATATGATCTCTTTTTGTGCAAGGCCACTTGTGAATACTAATAAATGAACTAGTTCTAAAGATTCTTTTGGATTTGGCTTTAGCAATGGCAACAATAATAGCTACTATTTTCCCCTTACTCaaaaacatttatatatacaaataggACCACATGCATTTCTTAAACAAACTAATCAATGCCCCTACTATAATTAGTACACTTTATTAATGGCTATAATTAATCTCACTGTCACAAAAAAACAAATTCCCATTATAATAGTATATCAGGAGTCGAAAATAAACAAGTTTATGATCTTTTAAtctcaatttgtttaattagaGAATCAAAATCTTCTGACGGGATCGCGCCTCCTTTTTCGCTCccaattttattatctattataGCCGTCACTCACGTTGTtgccatttttcttttcttttcctttttttcaatGAAAAGGTGGTCCACGATTGCCGCGAAACTTCCAGGGAGGACAGACAACGAGATTAAGAACGTCTGGCACACCCATCTGAAAAAGCGGCTCGGACCTGAACATGCGAACCACGAAAAGAGGAAAGTGGTCCAGTCCACAACGCCGTCGGTCCCGCAAACTAACTCAGATGAGGAGCACCAAAGGTTCTTCGGTAGCCCCGAACAGTCGTTCAGCGGCTTATCATCGTCTACTGCAACGGAATCCTCCGGCGGTAATTTCGGAGCCAAGGAAGAGAGCTTCTCCTCGGAAGCGGTTCCGGAGATCGACGAGAGCTTCTGGTCGGAAACAATTTCGGCGTCGGAGCTGTTCGGCACCGTCGACACGTTGAACTACAGCGATCATACGGATTTTTGGCTAAGGGTTTTCTTAGAAGCTGGAGAGATAAATGATCTGCCTCTGTGATTAGGTCAAGGGATTCTTTAAATTTAGGAGCAAGGGGAAATTAAATCCATTAACTTcacattttaactttttttttctttcatttattattcttttttaccCCCTCTACTTGGTTAAATGGTTAAGTATGAAGAGATATACTGTGAGCCAAGAAGAGGCATTGTACTGTTGCAATGAGAGTTTGAAAAAGTAGCCGTTAAGGATGCATTATAAATACCTTTATTTGTATAGAAGAGAGGAGAGCCTAGGGTTTGATGAAATTTTGCCAAAAAAGGCAAAAACTTTGTAATTGGCAAACTTTTTTTAGAAGCTACATTTTTATCTGTGCAACTCAAATTTAATATCTtctttatagtataaaaaaatcataaggtTACATCTATGGTGCACCTAAACCACAACACAataataagatataataaatcgTAGATTTCTCGTGGTGGCCGCTTTAGAAATTCTTTTTATGCACATACGAAAAAGTTTAAGTACATATTTGAGTTTATTTCTGCTTCTACTTTCAGTTACAATAATTGTTATCAAAATGTTCAGTTTCAAAACTAAAAGTTTGAAACTTGGAGGTTTTACGGAAGCAAACAAATCCTAAATCTTTTGCTTCTAAACAAATCCTAAATCtacgaatttaaaattttatttttagtacaTTAATGAGCAATTAAATGGGATTATAATGAAAaagttgttttaaaaaaaaacatattaacAACTTTAATAACTACTATAATAAAATGCATTAATTCATGGTCAAGCATCAGGAGATCCATGGTTAATTGGAAAGAGCAAGAAAAGAGTTGTACACTCAAtccaaattccaaattcaataaatttggTCCATAACTTAACaactaattaatcaattaaCATCAATCAGGACAAATATATATGCTtaaacatagaaaaaaaaaaatcaaacttaaaaGGACACCAATAAAAAAATGTGATCAATGATTTGAAAGTGACTAAGTTGATTAATGGGCctaattaattactattaaGCTAGCTAGCTACTTTTCTAAAGCTAATTTATAGTCAAGCGATAAACAATAAGATACTTTAATAGCATCATGACTCAATGCACCATTTGAATAattaacagtaaaaaaaatcGTTATTTATCCAACTTTGATTGCGTCCATACCTAATTAACTagataaattagttaattagttaTGTAAAAGTGAGAATGGTTAATCACCTAacaccttttcttcttcttttttttttttgggtcttttCTTATGAAAGTGAATCACCTAACATTATATAATTGCCTATTGATTGATACTTGTTTCCTTTCGATTTTACCTAGTCGTGTTTTCAAACTCTCACTAGTTTCACATTGTAtatgtcaaatataaaatattaaaatattattctctaatccaGGTTTTTAGAGATAAATGATTGTTTCATACATTATCAAGGTCTTGAATCTTATTAGCCTCCTAACTAATTGAATCTGACTTATTAAAAAGTTCCGAGTCCAAACATACAAGAAGccgtcaaatataaaatattaaaattattttttttaatagcttgAGTTTATAGAGACGAACGATCATTTCCCGAACATGCAATTTAATTATCCTAAATATTAATTACTATCGAAACTTCCAAATTTCAGGTGATCGAGAAGTTTGAAAACTTGATAGATATTTGACGGTAAACTGATTGCTCAGATGATAAATCCTAATAATGGTTTATGACCATTGGAAAGTTCGCGAAATTTAATCAACCTCAATGTAAACTTTTAGTTAAATTCTAGGATCAGTGTACACAGTTAGGTGAGTCTGATTGGTAATGAAGATGACTTTGAGACCTTCATTAAATTTTTCTCTCAGCTCATTACAGATTGTCAAGCACATGCATGTATGCATGGTTTCACACATGCAGGAGAAATGAACTTAGACACTGCTGCTGAAACAAAGACTCAGGCCTGGGATTCAACTTTCTGGATATAGCAAGTCAGAAACCAGCTGCAGAATACATTCAGCTtcctgcggcggcggcgaacccgGCGCTCACATGTGGCGGCGTATGCGGATTAGCGGCGAATGCAGATCAGGTGAAATGAAAAGTACTGACTGTACACTCTATTATAAGTGGAAAATCTTAAACTCACTCTCATCCAATAGTTCGTAAAAACTCTCTTGAATTTTTAGtactaaaaaagcaaaaagttgATAAGACGGATAGGAGAATAGTAGCGCTTGGATGAGTAAGATGTAGATCTCACACTTAATCTAGGGGTATATAGATAGCATTTCTCAAAATCATCGCCAACCAGACTATTCCTAAATCATTTCTTGTCGAGTCAATTTCTTGGgcaatatatagtataaaagacAAACCCTAAAGCCCCCACCCCGCCCTCCCCGCACCCGTTCTAAGATGTCTAGATGCTATTGTCCAGAACATAGATTCggtaaaaaataatctaaaattatACTCGACACTCTAACTCGTATAtatgataaatataaaagacACGTAAAACTGATACTGATACGTGAGATGAGATCTTAGGATTTGGCTCCCATAAGAAAACGCATGAGAGTACAGAAAATGTGTTCTCACGAGCTAAACAGATAACATGCAATGATTAAAATCCACAACCTTAGAAATTGGAAGAGTTTAGTAGTGATTTCGATACTAGGTTACGTAACAGATCAATCTAATGAAAAGTCACTTAGAAATAGTCCTACCATTCATTACATTTGGTCAATTATCTTACAACCTAAATTTCTTCCAATCCTTAATTGCTCTTTACTAATTCCTACGAGTAGGTACCCGCTAACTAACTGTAAGTACGGTTCACTGACGAAGGAGCTgacatcttttcttctttttttttttcgattcgAGGCCACGGTTGCCTCATTCCTGTAGCCTAATTCAACTCCTCTATGAATAAAaatggatagcgtgctatctttttctcataaaaaaaactattaaaccCTTTACCACCTGCGTTAGGGACGGCCGGTTATTCTTATCCGAATttgcatttgaaaaaaaaaaaaaaaaaaaaaaaaaaaaaaaaaaaaaacctcctaCGGGTAGGTGGCACAATTGGCTAAGACTTGATGGTTAGTACCCGGAAATCtaaattcaaagtttaattatttCACACATTTAACtgagtttatttaaaaaaaagaaatgaagcgAATTGTTTGCTACTTTTTAGAAATACTATAATTTTGCATTAATTGTTAAAAGCCGTATTTGAGTCACGGTGAGATGGAATATGATCTTTTAATTATtctcacaaataaaaaaattgaaataatggAACAGCTTAAAAGCCGCCATCAGTGGTTGGAAATCTACAAGAATTGCTGAAACCAGACAAGTAATCCCAATATAAGGAATTTACAAGCTAAGTTCCGACCGAATAGTCAATAACCCTTGCAGTCAATAACCTTAGTGTACTCTTTTTCCATGGAAGTTTTATTCTActtttatttacataaaatatcagctttttttttaaaaaaaaaaaagaagctaaagaTTAGGTCTTAATTTAAGAGCTATAATCCTGCGACGAAGAAGAtgataagatcaatatctctacATTGAACCATCAAATGATATAATTGTAGAATTATAACCAAAAAGTGATTGTAAGGATAGTTTTTTTGTAGGATGGACATAAAAAGCATGACAAGGTGGAGTTCAGAGGGAAAGCCTCCGATCCAACAGGAAGTGGACTACAATTCAAGAGTAAAAATAACGCCGCCTCGCGTTTAAAACGTGTCACAATCTCAAAGGACTCTTCTCTTTTCGCCAAGGCGAAGCCGAGAGATATTAAGACAGTTTTTGAACCATTTTCGCAGCGAAACATGGTATCTCTTCAATTCCCTAAACTCCAAGACGGCTCGGATTTAACTTGTTTAACAGGTTGCATTCtctttattttgtaaaattctTATTCTTTACCTGTTATATTATCTTTTCTATTCTTCACAGCAAGCAAACAGATGTGTCAGAGAAAAAATGTTAAGCCATTTTCTGCTAAACACTCGTGACAATCCCTATTTGCACCACCAAATAGATACCAAATCAGTTGGAGACGAAAAAGGATGGTGCTTCCAAAGCACTGCGCCAACATCATTCTATTtaaacaattttgaaattttttgaaatagtaAAATTGACTTGAGAATTAATAACCATATTAGATCTTTCCACAAATTCCTTTTTTTACCCTCTAAACATCGCAAGAAGAGTATtgacaaattcaaattctaaaagaACAAAAGATAATTTGATAATGAGTTGGTACTTAGCCAATCTTAATCAAATAACAGGGAGAGTGAAGTTTTACCTAACAGTGCTATATATAAATACAGTTAGTAGTTATCAACTTGAGCAATTCTATACTTATCGATTAGTTTTACAAACTTTTACAAATTTGGTTAGGCGGCGTTAAATCATTGACGAGTGTTTACAAATCTCAATACTAAGCAATAAATCCAGccatttaataatttttgtttgggggtgggggtgggttACAGTTTAGAATTTCGCTTGCATCAATGCTCATGACTCATGCAACCAACAAAACttgcacaaaaaaataaataaaaaaaatagtgctaTCATGTTCCACAAACAACAAGAATGAAGAGAAAAACGAGCACAAACATCTAGAGATGCAGCTCGATGTCAACTGCTTGCACAGAAGCAAGGTTTAATTTATTCCATACCTGACCGGTCAAGCGCTGTAATGAAGTTTCACGCAGAACGTGATTTAATTAAGAGAGGCACGAGTAGGCTAGAGCTTTCTCCTCGGCCAATTCCTGAGCTGTTGCATCCATTTTCTGCCTCGAAAATTCATCGATTGGGAGACCTAATAACAAAGAATTAAGTTAGCAAAGAAACGGAATCAGTACCTGTTACTGAAATTACTATCTTTTCCAAAGATAATGGATACTAGCATAGGCAAACTTTTAGAACTAGCTATTAACCTAATAACATCTTATACCATACCACAAAGAAAGGAAACTCAGGCAAGGAAATTGTTTGCTGTGGATCTCTAGGTCTGTTTGGCTCCGTAAGTTTTAAACAAAAGAGATAGATGAAGCTTGTATGATGTGTAGATTACAGATATCAAGAACTACAGTAAAGGCAAGAGCAAAATTCAGAAGCATGATTCACCGCAAAGAGCCAAGCAATGTTTGAACTCTCGAGAAACTATAAAAGAACAGTTGATTTGCTGGGAACTTGTACAAGGCAAGTGCGAAACACATGAAGAAAGAAAGAGTATTTGCTTTCAGCTTTCTTGAAATCTATTGCaaagaagcataaaaaaaattgtgaccGCGCACAAATTTAAACCACAGCTACAATGTTTTGATATTGAAAAATGTTAACAAACAAGCCAAAATTTATGAGCTAGGAGAAGTTATGTTGCTACTATCTAAAATAGAAGAGATTCTATATTATCAATATACCTTGAACAATTGTCCACTCGCCATTACGGCATGTGACAGGGTAAGAGTAAATGAGTCCAGCCGGCACATTATATGAACCATCAGAATACACACCCATGGAAACCCATGTTCCCTGTAATtagtaaattgaaaaattgtaagATAATTTTCTACCAAATAAGGAACCTTTTCTGACAAAAGGAGATTTAACTATTAGAAATTGACCTCTGGTGTCCCAAGAACCCAATCATGGATGTGATCACAAGCGGCACTAGCAGCAGATAAAGCACTGGAAAGCTTTCTTGCTTTGATGATCGCAGCACCACGTTGTTGAACAGTCGTGATAAACTCTCCATTAAGCCTATGcataaaatataacaaattaatacTCGAGCACTTCCACGTATATTTCTTAAAACATCACACATGTATATATGTGGATATATCTGCACAGATTACCACTCATCATCAGCGACAAGTTCACGAACAGGTTTTTCCCCACTTGGAGTTTTCACAGTGGCATGGTTAACGTCAGGATACTGAGTAGAAGAGTGATTGCCCCAGATGATaacattctttacatcactaactTGAACGTTTAGCCTTTCAGAAATCTGACCCAATGCCCTGTTATGGTCTAGCCGAGTCAGACAGGTGATGTTTTTCTCAGAGATTGACGGAGCAAACTCTTTCAGGATCAATGCATTGGTGTTTGCTGGATTAGCCACAACCAGCACCTGCAGTAATCGAGCATAAAGTTTCAAGATATTAATCACCCGCATACTTTGCTGACATTATATATAAATGGAAGTAAATTTTTAAGTAGGTAGAAAGAAGAATGTTCTCAACCTAGATTGCAAAGATGCGCTAAAGTATACTCAAAAGTGAGAAAACTGCTTAAAGCCCAAATACCCAAACGGACTTTGTATCATGCAATTAAATCTTCAACAGCCTAAAGTGAATACAGAGCTTCATTCCACATTCCCAAAGATTTACTAGCTGGAACTCGAGCATATACATAAACAGAGGCACAGTTCAGACGCTACATACCTTGCAATTTGGAGCAGCATGCTTCTCAAGAGCAGAAGCTTGGGATTTGTATATTGAAACGTTTTTCGACATGACATCTTTCCTTTCCATTCCTTCTTTCCTAGGGAATCCGCCAACCATAACGGCTATGCTGACTCCAGTGCACGCCTCGACAACATCAGTTGTTGCAACAACTCCTACAAATATCATTTTACATATCTTAGTAAAAATATGATAGCAATACTCTCATAGATCTAATAATATCTTTACAAAAGTGGGAAAAGACTAAAGAGATCTACCCTTAAGAAGAGGGAATGCTGCATCAACCAACTCCATTTTAACCCCATTAAGCGATTCTGCAGCCGGGGGTATATCGAGCATGTGCAAGATAACAGGCTGGTCCGGACCCAGCATCACTCCTCTAGCAATCATAGGAACAAGTGCATATCCAATTTGGCCTGTAAACaaaaaacaataagaaaatCTGCTAGATGCTATAAAGTAAAGCTCTAAGTAAAGGGGGCAAAAAGATTACAGATAACATTAAGGAGGAAGTGGGTTTTATAACTTAACAATAAGCATGAAGAAAATGTATGTTAGGGGCAATCTTGGTTAGCTAAACAATCCTCCCGATAACTACCTTGACCACGAAGAGATTACTCGAGTTACAAAAACAAGATGCAACAAAAAGTTTCACACAGTAAGTGACGAGCAtggaaataataatataaagcaAACAATGACCTAATTTGCTTGACTGTTGTGAATAAATACTTCGATTGGTGGCGCATTACTTTTCTACGTTTCCATCAAATACAAAACAGATCAATCGGACAATCTACAGGAGGAAGCAGGTTTGTTAAGCCCCCTAACAATATACAGCAAGAGAATTAACTTAGAAACTCTCTAGACGAACAGAAGGATCTTTGTTCTAACAACTTTGACCAACAAGAGTATGTATAGTTATAAATGAAAGAACTAACAAAGATACTCAAACGACAAGAAACAGATCTGGAAATATATAACATGAAGAGCACAATCCCTAATGCGGTAAATTGCCGAACAAGTTTAGTTAGTAATGATTTCAAGCAGCTACTATCATTACAACACACATATGAAGAAATGCTACATTTTTAGGATCGTGACAAGCACTTCGAAGTTACATGATACTGAATAATACTATACGAAAGGATTTTTTTAATCTTCGTACCCCTAAAAGCAATAACATATAGAACTCGGATTGGAATCCTGAAATGTTTCTATTTGAGTTAAAGATCATGGCATATAGACCTCAGATCTTAATCCCTTCTCCAAACACTATCTCTATAAACTCAAATTCCACGAGATCCTAGTAATTAGGCACGAAATTGAGACCGAAAACACACAGATACACAAAAATTCATCTAGGAAGGATCAAATACATAAGGATCCAAATAGGAGACATCGGGTTTTCGATCAGATCTAAGGAACGATCGATCGGATCGCAACAAAGCTCATCGCAAAAGGATCTGGCGATGGATTCGTACCTGCGGCGCCGGTGACGAGGACTCGGACGGGATCCTTCGCCATTGGAGAGgcgataaagagagagagagtgtgcgCGCGCTCGCGGGGGTGTGACCGGGTGAGTGAGAGGGAGACGAAGAGAGGGTTCTAGAAGAAGAGGGGGGCGGAGACGGCCAATGAGCAAAGGGTATTGCTATTTATATAGACAGTGGCGAGAAGCGTTATGAGTTGGGCTCTTAATAGGCCGTATATGGGCCTCAGTAAATTGGGCCTTGGCCTAGTATGTCTCTGCGTGGATAAGAAATTAAGCCCAAATTCGGATAGAGAGAACAAGGGTCAAATTagagtttaaataatttttgggtaaacttcataTACCTGTTTTCGtaatttctcattttaataccctatgtTTTAAAGTACAACAATTTAATACCATggtttcattttctctttttgtcggtTGCTCCATTaaaatttcgttaaattatatgcaaaaaaatttcagatatcccatCTGGGTTTATagaatattcactttactacctttcagttttaactttgtcactgatttaacgaaaaaaaaattagcggaggtaataataaaaagagaaaaatgaaaccgctgggtattaaattgatatactttaaaccacagaatactaaaataaataagtgcgaaactataaaaataaagatattaaaggtattaatttattttttttttctaatttataaaaataaaactaaatttaaaatattttttaaaaggagGCTAGATAGGCAATTTTTATTTCCAAAGATCCTAGACAAGGAAATAGATCTATCTTTTGTTGACTCAAGAAGTGAGTCTTTTTTGCATATCTTTTGGCTTACGATGTATCCCAAATTAATACTATTGAAACGTGTGAGGTAGTAAAAGATAAAATGAGTTGTACGATACTTTTCTATTAAAATGATgctataaaaatattgtttttacatttttatgcAACATGAATGGTGTTGTTTCTATGTAAAATAATTGttttaggccccgtttggttgggaGAATAAGCGGGGATAAAGAAAATTAttcccgctattccgccaaacgggatgaaAATTGGCCGAGAACTTTGCCTCCCATTAGGGGCTGGAAATTAATTTATCCCAGGGCTTTTTTAGCATTTAGTCCCtggcaattttttattttaaaaatagtcctgtcaaaatttaatttacaaaaatgatcCTAgacctgccacgcaggcgccacgtcagcgccacgcgggcggggctggaggcggtagttaagttaaacaaggtgaaccattcaccgtgtctaaatacggtgaatggttcaccgtatttagtacgtattttttgtatattgaaaagaggaataggaaatttgtattcattttcttctctttttcaaaaatccgaatccgaacccgaaaatcaaattaaaattcaaacccggatccgaatccgacggattttaaaaattcatacccatatccatatccgaccaaaaactcaaaacccgaacctgaacccaatgggttttaaaaatctataccgttggatgaagatctaagaaataaaaattattaaatattttatattgtataaataaataaaaataaattatatatatatatatataatttattcggatttggattcggataatatttcgaatatccatatctattgacatccctactccttatccctcttttcaatatacaaaaaatacgtactaaacacggtgaaccattcatcgtgaacacggtgaatgattcaccatgttcaacttaacacacgggtCTGGCcttgcccgcgtggcgctgacgtggcacttGCGTGGCAGGCTCGGGGCcattgcaaattaaattttgacagggctaattttaaaataaaaatttgccaggggactaaatgcaaaaaaagccttttATCCCACAATAATTTACCCACTATAGAAGATTTTTATTTAAGATTATAACTTACGAAATAAATTTTAGCTCACTGTAAAATTCTCAAAATTATGATTCAGGGCAATACATTCGCCCTATGAGATTATTTATCACATTCTAAGAGAATTCACTGCACTcccagaagagaagaaaaaaaaaagaaaaaaaaaagaaaaaaaaaaagggtaaacttcaaataccacctctatgatattttatttttttacttaaaaaaccATATagtttagggtgcgtttggttcgcgctattttttaaagattcctagtaatccaatggaaataaaaaaatatgacggtgtttggctaaacgcactaagtaatctagttggcaatattagattcacttgggaataagattcaccctagagtactaatctcatttccttGAGGAAGGGTgagtatcctcatattaatggattgggataatcataatatgtctaatctctttcttttttcttacccgccggctaattgatattatttttctttacactctaaccttatttctctctctaaacttatttttctctctaaaattcaactttttttttctctctctaaactaagctttctctctctctctttctaaaatttcaattctctcactccctctagtttcgactatatttttctttctatttttttaattatgctctctctctctaacttatactctctctcctttttttctaaaaatatgttgaaacttttgttaacattatctaaaattaattaaataaataaataaataaattttatattttttataatattaaataaaatggctaattaatattaccgtgcgaaccaaacacaaaaatttcacatttttagtaatagaatgaataggaataagattctcggatatcttttattcctagtaatctttcataatgcgaaccaaacgtacccttaaagtgtatcaaattagtgtaattgtggttttattttttttttcttttcgtcagctcctctgttaatatgttattaaattatatacaaaaaacttcagataccccaacTAAGTTTATcgatattcactttagtacattttagttttaactttgtcattgatctaacgaaaaaaaaaaatagtaaaatgaataaaaaaagagaaaaatgaaatcacatgacACTAATTTGGTACATTTTAAACAATAGGATacgaaagtgagaaaatgcaaaaccacgTGGGTGgtaaaaaaatgcaaaattttatatagtaaTGACCATCAATAAAATTTCTTCATAGCATAGATATATAACacacaattttctttttatacattaatttttaaaaaaaaggagccTAGCTATACAGTAACAAAtgacaaaccaaaaaaaaaaaaaaaacaacaaaacccTCGTAtacatgtagagagagagatgagctcctCCTGTACATTTAAAAGCACAGGTATTCaacatatttgtatttattttagcCGTATGATTGCCTCAAGATTCATACAATACGtattagtaaaaaaaacttaatgaaACACATCATTAATAATGTTATAGAATCTTAAAGATGATTTGATggcaaaaaaattacaagcaaaaTTACTTGTGTGTTTTAAAAAGCGTGCGGGAGCTCAAAGTCTATGTATATGTATGCTTTAAAATTCACGCTACGTACACGTACGTATTAAACCCCTCGAGCCAACATCTCCTGGAACTCCACAAGCGACCGTTG
This genomic interval from Ananas comosus cultivar F153 linkage group 8, ASM154086v1, whole genome shotgun sequence contains the following:
- the LOC109714314 gene encoding malate dehydrogenase, which translates into the protein MAKDPVRVLVTGAAGQIGYALVPMIARGVMLGPDQPVILHMLDIPPAAESLNGVKMELVDAAFPLLKGVVATTDVVEACTGVSIAVMVGGFPRKEGMERKDVMSKNVSIYKSQASALEKHAAPNCKVLVVANPANTNALILKEFAPSISEKNITCLTRLDHNRALGQISERLNVQVSDVKNVIIWGNHSSTQYPDVNHATVKTPSGEKPVRELVADDEWLNGEFITTVQQRGAAIIKARKLSSALSAASAACDHIHDWVLGTPEGTWVSMGVYSDGSYNVPAGLIYSYPVTCRNGEWTIVQGLPIDEFSRQKMDATAQELAEEKALAYSCLS
- the LOC109713743 gene encoding myb-related protein Myb4-like, whose amino-acid sequence is MGRAPCCEKMGLKKGPWTPEEDQILISYIQKYGHDNWRALPKLAGLLRCGKSCRLRWINYLRPDIKRGNFTAEEEETIIRLHELLGNRWSTIAAKLPGRTDNEIKNVWHTHLKKRLGPEHANHEKRKVVQSTTPSVPQTNSDEEHQRFFGSPEQSFSGLSSSTATESSGGNFGAKEESFSSEAVPEIDESFWSETISASELFGTVDTLNYSDHTDFWLRVFLEAGEINDLPL